In one Moritella sp. 5 genomic region, the following are encoded:
- the hutI gene encoding imidazolonepropionase translates to MSLLLTNTTIVSMDQSDSDYQIQPHCFIAIAHGKIVEIGPMQQCPSADYSHIIDYQNRLITPGLIDSHTHLVFAGNRAKEFEQRLTGVPYETIAKQGGGILSTVNATRAASERQLVELALQRLSALISDGVTTIEIKSGYGLTLEDELKMLRAAKQLELHASIKVSTTLLAAHAVPPEYKDNADSYIRYVCDEIIPAAVAAKLVDSVDVFCEGIGFNLAQTKTVFEAALSYGLGIKGHTEQLSNLGGSELAATMGATSVDHIEFLDEQGVKALAEHGTVATLLPGAFYFLRETQLPPIELLRQHNVPMALATDFNPGTSPIASLTMMMNMGCTLFRLTPEEALRGVTCHAARALGLQDSRGQIRVGYDADLAIWNIEHPAQLAYEVGTPRLHSRIVNGEICHD, encoded by the coding sequence ATGAGTTTACTGCTAACGAATACAACAATTGTATCCATGGATCAAAGTGATTCAGATTACCAAATACAGCCTCATTGTTTCATTGCAATTGCCCACGGCAAGATAGTCGAAATAGGTCCAATGCAGCAGTGCCCGTCAGCAGACTACTCACACATTATCGATTACCAAAACCGCCTTATTACACCGGGTCTTATCGACAGTCATACCCATCTGGTTTTTGCAGGTAACCGTGCCAAAGAGTTTGAGCAACGCTTAACTGGCGTGCCGTATGAAACAATCGCCAAACAAGGTGGCGGCATCCTATCGACCGTAAACGCGACTCGCGCAGCAAGCGAAAGACAACTTGTTGAACTCGCCCTACAACGTCTATCTGCACTGATCTCAGATGGCGTTACCACGATTGAAATCAAATCGGGTTACGGCTTAACGCTGGAAGACGAATTAAAAATGCTACGCGCAGCTAAACAATTAGAGCTGCATGCCAGTATTAAAGTATCAACAACACTACTGGCCGCACACGCCGTACCACCTGAATATAAAGACAATGCCGATAGCTATATCCGCTATGTGTGTGACGAAATAATACCAGCCGCAGTTGCAGCTAAACTCGTGGACTCTGTGGATGTATTCTGCGAAGGCATTGGTTTTAACTTGGCACAAACGAAAACCGTTTTCGAGGCTGCTTTATCTTATGGATTGGGCATCAAAGGCCACACAGAACAATTAAGTAACCTTGGCGGAAGTGAACTTGCCGCAACAATGGGCGCGACCTCGGTTGATCATATCGAATTCCTTGACGAGCAAGGCGTGAAAGCACTTGCTGAACATGGCACTGTCGCGACCTTGCTTCCCGGCGCATTCTACTTTTTAAGAGAAACCCAACTACCACCCATTGAATTACTGCGTCAACATAACGTGCCAATGGCATTAGCAACCGATTTTAACCCAGGTACCTCACCTATCGCATCGTTAACTATGATGATGAATATGGGCTGTACTTTATTTAGATTAACGCCTGAAGAAGCATTACGTGGCGTAACTTGCCATGCGGCACGCGCGTTAGGGTTACAAGATTCACGCGGCCAAATTAGAGTTGGCTATGATGCTGATTTGGCAATCTGGAATATCGAACACCCTGCACAGCTCGCTTATGAAGTGGGTACACCAAGATTACACTCTCGCATCGTTAACGGAGAGATTTGTCATGACTAA
- the hutC gene encoding histidine utilization repressor — MNSSPRYIQIQDFILEKINSHVWMPGSKIPTELELTKQFSVSRMTVNKAIRDLVNKGLLERTPRLGTFVCQKKIESSLSDIRNIADEIRQRGKNYSNKVLTKVAIQADDEIAMRLGVKLETPIFFSEIIHFEDDIALQLELRWVNPEFAPNYLEQDFNLATPNEYLTKNCPLSSIEHTVEAIMPSASIQQHLNLTAQQPCLLLNRRTWSKQDLISVALLYHPADKYKLSLKAEI; from the coding sequence ATGAACAGTTCGCCGCGCTATATTCAAATCCAAGACTTCATTCTTGAAAAAATAAATTCTCACGTTTGGATGCCTGGAAGCAAGATCCCGACAGAACTCGAATTAACCAAACAGTTTAGTGTTAGCCGCATGACGGTAAATAAAGCGATCCGCGATTTAGTCAACAAAGGTCTACTGGAAAGAACGCCACGATTAGGTACGTTTGTCTGCCAGAAAAAGATTGAGTCATCACTGAGTGATATTCGTAATATTGCAGATGAGATCCGTCAACGTGGTAAAAACTACAGCAATAAAGTGTTAACGAAAGTGGCTATACAAGCGGATGATGAGATTGCCATGAGACTAGGTGTGAAGCTTGAAACCCCTATATTCTTCAGTGAAATCATTCACTTTGAAGATGATATTGCACTGCAACTTGAGTTACGCTGGGTTAATCCAGAATTTGCACCAAACTATCTCGAACAAGATTTCAATCTGGCGACACCCAATGAATACCTCACCAAAAACTGCCCATTAAGCTCGATTGAACATACTGTTGAAGCAATAATGCCAAGTGCCTCTATTCAGCAGCACTTGAATTTAACAGCGCAACAACCTTGTTTATTACTCAATCGTCGCACGTGGAGCAAACAAGATTTAATCAGTGTTGCGCTACTGTATCATCCAGCAGATAAATACAAACTCAGCCTAAAAGCCGAAATATAG
- a CDS encoding prephenate dehydratase domain-containing protein — protein sequence MKKLNKYILSIGAVLAISLAFFMGTSTGTNSLVYVQASKGSFNDAAITQLFSLKPKLRADVIFSGTPKNVFKLANENNELAFAAVTNSTIEGNLVQASVKAVQEYKITDVKALISIPIEMCVLMNTDDIKKKNEIKYIASHPAALKQIYKWKTPLNVEEISVPEGTAAAAEKVSQNKYPAGTAAIGSCVLESTYPHLAVVAKGVQDNKNNNTSFLLAKVEKRDTLLTELEARAELNKAISTSINITEK from the coding sequence TTGAAGAAACTTAATAAATATATACTATCTATTGGGGCTGTTTTGGCTATTAGTTTGGCATTTTTTATGGGGACAAGCACGGGTACAAATTCTCTCGTGTATGTACAAGCATCCAAAGGAAGTTTTAATGATGCAGCAATAACTCAATTATTTTCACTGAAACCAAAACTAAGGGCTGACGTAATATTTTCAGGCACACCTAAAAATGTTTTTAAGTTAGCTAATGAAAATAACGAGCTTGCCTTTGCTGCTGTTACCAACTCCACGATAGAAGGTAATCTTGTACAAGCTAGTGTTAAAGCAGTTCAAGAGTATAAAATTACTGATGTTAAAGCTTTAATTTCAATACCGATTGAAATGTGCGTATTGATGAATACAGATGATATTAAGAAAAAGAATGAAATAAAATATATTGCTTCACATCCTGCGGCACTAAAGCAAATTTATAAATGGAAAACCCCATTAAATGTAGAGGAAATTTCGGTTCCAGAAGGCACGGCAGCAGCTGCTGAAAAAGTATCTCAAAACAAATATCCAGCAGGAACCGCTGCGATAGGATCTTGCGTTCTTGAATCAACGTATCCTCATTTAGCTGTAGTTGCCAAAGGTGTTCAAGATAATAAAAATAATAATACTTCTTTTTTATTAGCCAAAGTGGAAAAACGAGATACTCTTTTAACTGAGTTGGAAGCAAGGGCAGAGCTGAATAAAGCAATAAGTACATCAATTAATATAACTGAAAAGTAA
- a CDS encoding N-acetylmuramoyl-L-alanine amidase-like domain-containing protein encodes MKLKVLPISLLTALLFSTSNYAALGEHDVNFDNDALTHKHKVRDFKFYASLYEKKSNKLDRILQRNQSNQKKIKAISKLFLDSSYVKNRLIGSDIEKERFVADFRALDCFTFLDYVEALRKSYDFSYDFSDNLINTRYKNSEVDFLLRKHFFSDWTYVDDNGDRNAEDVTEDLTDNTKTIQKELNQKEDGGTYIKGLAITSRKITYIPGESIDDSVVNNLKNGDYIGIYTNIKGLDVTHTGIFIRGKNGPVYRNASSISKNMKVVDTPFLEYVQDKPGIVVYRAL; translated from the coding sequence ATGAAGTTAAAAGTTTTACCAATATCTTTACTCACAGCACTATTGTTTAGTACCTCAAATTATGCGGCACTAGGAGAGCATGATGTTAATTTTGACAACGATGCTTTAACTCATAAACATAAAGTTCGTGACTTTAAATTTTATGCATCTCTATATGAGAAAAAATCTAATAAGCTTGATCGTATTTTACAAAGAAATCAAAGCAACCAAAAAAAGATTAAAGCTATTTCTAAATTATTCTTAGATTCGTCCTATGTGAAAAACCGTCTTATTGGCTCTGATATAGAAAAAGAAAGGTTTGTAGCAGATTTCAGAGCATTAGATTGTTTTACCTTTTTAGATTATGTAGAAGCTTTAAGAAAATCATATGATTTCTCATATGATTTTTCAGATAATTTAATCAACACGCGATATAAAAATAGTGAAGTAGATTTTTTATTAAGAAAACATTTCTTTTCAGACTGGACTTATGTAGATGATAATGGGGACAGAAATGCTGAAGATGTGACAGAAGATTTAACAGATAACACGAAAACGATACAAAAAGAATTAAATCAAAAAGAGGATGGTGGAACTTACATCAAGGGATTAGCAATAACCTCAAGAAAAATAACATATATTCCAGGGGAAAGTATAGATGACAGTGTAGTGAATAATCTTAAAAATGGTGACTACATTGGTATATATACAAACATAAAAGGACTAGATGTAACCCATACTGGGATATTTATTAGAGGGAAGAATGGACCAGTATATAGAAATGCATCATCTATCTCTAAAAATATGAAAGTCGTTGATACACCATTTTTAGAATATGTCCAAGATAAACCAGGAATTGTAGTCTACAGAGCACTTTAA
- a CDS encoding aldehyde dehydrogenase family protein produces MIYAAPGTQDALVNFKPRYQNFIGGQWVEPQNGCYFDNISPINGEVICQIPRSNHLDIELALDAAHKAKDAWGTTSVTARSNILLKIADRLEENLTQLAIAETWDNGKAIRETLAADIPLAVDHFRYFAGCLRAQEGSIGDIDENTVSYHFHEPLGVVGQIIPWNFPILMAAWKLAPALAAGNCVILKPAEQTPASILVLMELIEDLLPAGVLNIVNGYGAEAGQALASSTRIAKIAFTGSTPVGSHILKCAAENIIPSTVELGGKSPNIFFPDIMDHEDAYLSKCIEGVVLAYFNQGEVCTCPSRLLVHEDIYEQFVAKIIERTKLIKRGNPLDTETMVGAQASQEQFDKILKYIEIGKAEGAELLIGGDIEEVHTDYEDGFYIQPTLLKGTNDMRIFQEEIFGPVIAVTTFKTEEEALELANDSEFGLGAGVWSRDMNVAYRMGRKIQAGRVWTNCYHMYPAHAAFGGYKKSGVGRETHKVALEHYQQTKNLLVSYDVNPLGFF; encoded by the coding sequence ATGATCTATGCAGCACCAGGTACTCAAGATGCACTTGTTAATTTTAAACCGCGTTACCAAAATTTCATTGGCGGCCAATGGGTAGAGCCACAAAACGGCTGTTACTTTGATAACATTAGCCCAATAAATGGCGAAGTCATCTGTCAAATACCACGCTCAAATCACCTTGATATCGAACTTGCACTAGATGCCGCCCATAAAGCCAAAGATGCTTGGGGTACTACATCTGTTACTGCCCGTTCTAATATACTGCTAAAAATAGCCGATCGTTTAGAAGAAAACCTGACTCAACTCGCAATAGCAGAAACCTGGGATAACGGTAAAGCAATCCGAGAAACATTAGCTGCAGACATTCCTTTGGCGGTTGATCACTTCCGTTATTTCGCAGGTTGTTTACGTGCTCAAGAAGGTAGTATCGGTGATATTGACGAAAACACAGTGTCTTATCACTTCCATGAACCTCTTGGAGTCGTAGGTCAGATCATTCCTTGGAACTTCCCTATTCTTATGGCTGCATGGAAACTCGCACCTGCACTGGCTGCTGGTAACTGCGTGATCCTTAAACCTGCAGAGCAAACACCTGCATCTATTTTAGTATTAATGGAATTAATTGAAGATCTATTACCAGCCGGTGTACTGAATATCGTCAACGGCTATGGCGCTGAAGCAGGTCAAGCCCTTGCTAGCAGTACTCGTATTGCTAAAATAGCCTTTACTGGTTCCACTCCTGTTGGTTCACATATCCTGAAATGTGCAGCCGAAAACATTATTCCATCAACGGTCGAGCTGGGCGGAAAATCACCGAACATCTTCTTCCCAGATATCATGGATCATGAAGATGCTTATCTAAGTAAATGTATTGAAGGTGTAGTACTCGCCTATTTCAACCAAGGTGAAGTCTGTACTTGCCCATCTCGATTACTGGTTCACGAAGACATCTACGAGCAATTTGTCGCTAAGATCATCGAACGTACCAAATTAATCAAACGTGGTAACCCGCTAGATACCGAAACTATGGTTGGTGCGCAAGCGTCACAAGAGCAATTTGATAAGATTTTAAAGTATATTGAAATTGGTAAAGCTGAAGGCGCAGAGCTACTCATTGGTGGCGATATTGAAGAAGTACATACCGATTATGAAGACGGATTTTATATCCAACCAACGCTGCTTAAAGGCACGAATGATATGCGCATCTTCCAAGAAGAAATTTTTGGACCAGTGATCGCAGTAACCACCTTTAAAACCGAAGAAGAAGCGCTTGAATTAGCCAATGATTCTGAATTTGGCTTAGGTGCGGGAGTTTGGAGTCGCGACATGAATGTAGCTTACCGCATGGGCCGTAAGATCCAAGCAGGCCGCGTATGGACGAACTGTTACCACATGTACCCTGCCCACGCAGCGTTTGGCGGATATAAAAAATCAGGTGTCGGCCGTGAAACTCATAAGGTTGCTTTAGAGCATTACCAGCAGACCAAAAATTTACTGGTCAGTTATGATGTGAACCCGCTAGGTTTTTTCTAA
- a CDS encoding hybrid-cluster NAD(P)-dependent oxidoreductase codes for MSSTKTPSSTLSPPVLKSLKLNSSGLGQSATSKEQPAPVSSKLQAPTLSTLKISTPKFSSPKLATPKLSFSLGGDNSTITTKPSSAKPSSKLSTPKLNFSLGETITKPNLKPAAWSPSATPLVLVKRESETHDSMSFTFAAADQALFDFKPGQFVTLAVKIENKTHYRAYSISSAPQQKQLRLTIKRVPDGLVSNWLADNLSIGDSLSALNIAGQFNSSDCKHKSKLLLISAGCGITPVMSIAKTLLAHNSDADIEFLHCARDKDNVIFHDEMQTLLTQYSNFKVQLLLENSDGFASFSANDNTNEKTNSRALSHQTGMVSADVIRQLYPDLNQRTIFLCGPVGFMKAVENIAQESDFDMANFFQESFTPAADNKQQDQISSGATETSVMLHVPDFAVEAEVIQGSLLLDALEKHGVPVIGACRAGVCGSCKCKVTKGSVTSTSTETLTEEDVEQGFVLACSSTLRDDVTVALS; via the coding sequence ATGTCTTCTACAAAAACACCATCTTCAACGCTTTCTCCACCTGTACTTAAGTCTCTTAAATTGAATAGCTCAGGATTAGGTCAATCTGCGACAAGCAAAGAACAACCAGCGCCTGTAAGCAGTAAACTACAAGCACCAACACTATCTACATTAAAAATATCAACACCGAAATTTTCATCACCAAAACTAGCAACGCCAAAGCTTAGCTTTTCTCTCGGTGGTGATAATTCAACGATCACAACAAAACCAAGCTCAGCAAAACCATCATCAAAGCTTTCAACACCAAAACTGAATTTCTCACTTGGTGAAACAATCACCAAGCCAAATTTAAAACCAGCAGCATGGTCGCCTTCGGCAACACCATTAGTCTTAGTTAAGCGTGAATCAGAAACCCATGACTCGATGAGCTTTACCTTTGCAGCTGCAGATCAAGCACTATTTGATTTTAAGCCCGGTCAATTTGTTACTTTAGCAGTGAAGATAGAAAATAAAACCCATTATCGCGCCTATTCAATTAGCTCAGCACCACAACAAAAGCAGTTACGTTTGACCATTAAACGCGTACCCGATGGCTTAGTCTCTAACTGGCTTGCAGATAACTTAAGTATCGGGGATAGCTTGTCAGCATTAAACATTGCGGGTCAATTCAATAGCAGTGATTGTAAGCACAAATCTAAACTGCTGCTTATCAGCGCAGGTTGTGGTATCACACCAGTCATGTCGATAGCAAAGACATTATTAGCGCACAATAGCGATGCTGACATTGAATTTTTACATTGTGCCCGAGATAAAGACAACGTTATCTTCCATGATGAAATGCAGACGTTACTTACGCAATATAGTAATTTCAAAGTGCAATTGCTATTAGAAAACAGTGACGGCTTTGCGAGTTTCAGTGCTAATGACAATACGAATGAAAAGACGAATAGCAGAGCCTTGTCGCATCAAACAGGCATGGTCAGTGCCGACGTGATTCGACAGTTGTATCCAGATCTAAATCAACGCACTATTTTCCTATGCGGTCCTGTCGGCTTCATGAAAGCGGTTGAAAATATAGCCCAAGAAAGTGACTTTGATATGGCCAACTTCTTCCAAGAAAGCTTTACACCTGCAGCAGATAACAAACAACAAGATCAGATCTCATCAGGCGCTACAGAAACAAGTGTCATGCTACACGTCCCTGACTTTGCGGTTGAAGCAGAAGTCATTCAAGGTTCATTGTTATTAGATGCATTAGAAAAGCATGGCGTTCCCGTTATTGGTGCATGTCGCGCCGGGGTTTGTGGATCTTGTAAGTGTAAAGTAACCAAAGGTTCAGTAACGTCGACAAGTACCGAGACCCTCACCGAAGAAGATGTTGAGCAAGGGTTTGTATTAGCCTGCTCAAGTACTCTTAGAGATGATGTGACTGTCGCATTAAGCTAA
- the hcp gene encoding hydroxylamine reductase, with translation MFCIQCEQTVQTPVSKGCSYTQGMCGKTADVSDLQDVLVFNLQGVSFWAELARKYNIIDAEIDAWAPRAFFSTLTNVNFVPERITEYTEIAERYKIQLRTQVMAAAAAAGEALPELSPAAQFVLPATAEEVMNFAPEAAVNRGHDELHEDIIGLRLLCLYGLKGAAAYMEHANVLGQSDESVSGEYHQIMAFLGTEPTDANTLLETSMQIGLLNYRIMEMLDKGETDTFGHPQPTQVNVKPVAGKCILVSGHDLHDLEKILQQTEGKGINVYTNGEMLPAHGYPELNKYPHLVGNFGSAWQNQQKEFANFPGAIVMTSNCLINPNVGQYADRLFTRSIVGWPGVVHIEGDDFSQVIECALAQSGIAHTEIEHKITVGFGRNALMEAAPTVINEVKAGNIKHFFLIGGCDGDKSERSYFTDLAVNTPKDSVVLTLACGKYRFNKKEFGDINGIPRLLDVGQCNDTYSAIQLVLALAEEFDCGVNELPLSIVLSWFEQKAIVVLLTLFALGIKGIYTGPTAPAFLTDNLIKALQDNFDMRSIGDVDADLATMLAGK, from the coding sequence ATGTTCTGTATTCAATGTGAGCAAACTGTTCAAACCCCTGTGTCGAAAGGCTGTTCTTATACTCAAGGTATGTGTGGTAAAACGGCTGATGTTTCAGACCTACAAGACGTACTCGTATTTAATTTACAAGGCGTGTCTTTTTGGGCCGAGCTAGCACGTAAATACAACATCATTGATGCTGAGATCGATGCTTGGGCACCACGTGCATTTTTCTCGACGCTAACCAACGTTAACTTTGTGCCAGAGCGTATTACTGAATACACTGAAATTGCTGAGCGTTACAAAATCCAACTACGCACGCAAGTAATGGCTGCTGCAGCAGCGGCGGGCGAAGCGTTACCTGAATTATCTCCTGCTGCACAATTTGTATTACCAGCAACCGCTGAAGAAGTCATGAATTTTGCACCCGAAGCGGCGGTTAACCGTGGTCATGACGAATTACACGAAGACATTATTGGTTTGCGTTTATTATGTTTATACGGCCTTAAGGGTGCTGCAGCATACATGGAACACGCAAACGTACTTGGCCAAAGTGACGAATCAGTGAGCGGTGAATATCATCAGATCATGGCATTCTTAGGCACTGAACCGACGGATGCAAATACGTTATTAGAAACATCAATGCAAATTGGTTTACTAAACTACCGTATTATGGAAATGCTAGACAAAGGTGAGACAGATACCTTTGGTCATCCACAACCAACTCAAGTAAACGTAAAGCCGGTTGCTGGTAAGTGTATTCTGGTTTCTGGTCATGACTTACATGATTTAGAAAAGATCCTGCAACAAACCGAAGGTAAAGGGATCAATGTTTATACCAACGGTGAAATGTTACCTGCACACGGTTACCCTGAACTTAACAAATACCCACACTTGGTTGGCAACTTCGGTAGTGCTTGGCAAAATCAGCAAAAAGAATTTGCTAACTTCCCCGGTGCTATCGTAATGACATCTAACTGTCTAATCAATCCGAATGTGGGTCAATACGCAGATCGCCTATTCACCCGTAGTATTGTTGGCTGGCCTGGCGTTGTGCATATTGAAGGCGATGATTTCTCACAAGTGATCGAATGTGCCTTAGCTCAATCTGGTATTGCGCACACCGAAATTGAACACAAGATCACAGTCGGCTTTGGCCGCAATGCATTAATGGAAGCGGCACCTACCGTTATCAATGAAGTGAAAGCAGGTAATATCAAACACTTCTTCTTAATCGGCGGCTGTGACGGTGATAAGTCAGAGCGCAGTTACTTCACTGATTTAGCCGTGAATACGCCGAAGGACTCGGTAGTATTAACCTTAGCTTGTGGTAAATACCGTTTCAACAAAAAAGAATTTGGTGATATCAATGGTATCCCACGTTTATTAGATGTTGGTCAATGCAACGATACTTACTCCGCTATCCAACTGGTATTAGCATTAGCAGAAGAGTTTGATTGCGGCGTAAACGAACTGCCATTAAGCATCGTATTGTCTTGGTTTGAACAAAAAGCCATCGTGGTGCTACTGACGTTATTCGCGTTAGGTATCAAAGGTATTTATACCGGTCCGACAGCGCCAGCGTTCTTGACTGACAACTTGATCAAAGCATTACAAGATAACTTTGATATGCGCAGTATTGGTGACGTTGATGCTGACTTAGCGACCATGTTAGCGGGTAAATAA
- the norR gene encoding nitric oxide reductase transcriptional regulator NorR, translated as MQTPLDQAMLQIALDLNLNLPSGHHYQRLMQSLQSVLPCDASALFILDDEGLLSAAAVNGLSDEVLGQRFDPQQHPRLQAILANREPVRFPASSTLPDPFDGLLKDDPNRSIDVHDCMGCSLYVEDHLVGLITLDAMQVGAFKRIDNITVATFAALAAATIRNVNQVEALRKSHQQQQNMNQVLIQEARNKGGELVGISPEMQALRNNINMVAYSNYAVLISGETGTGKELVAHAIHSNSSRATQPMIYVNCAALPESLAESELFGHVKGAFTGAISNRPGKFELADGGTIFLDEIGELPLLMQAKLLRVIQQGEVQRVGADKNLMINVRIIAATNRNLTEEVAAGRFRSDLFHRLNVFPINVPPLRDRWGDVAVLSGHILDRVRSQFNVAKLQLHPQALTALNHYSWPGNVRELEHTLMRAGLRAIQAQQSLILQQHLSDEVSQTASFEAETEINDLPTTSFELRGAVEVYQTKLISHALQQSNFVWAQAAEFLQMDRGNLYKMGKKLGIKPKALRAVALV; from the coding sequence ATGCAAACTCCTCTCGACCAAGCGATGTTACAAATTGCACTCGATCTCAATTTAAATTTACCGTCAGGTCATCATTACCAACGTTTGATGCAGTCGTTACAGTCGGTTCTACCTTGTGATGCCAGTGCTTTGTTCATTCTTGACGATGAAGGGTTATTATCGGCAGCTGCCGTCAATGGCTTATCTGATGAAGTATTAGGCCAACGATTCGACCCGCAGCAGCACCCTCGCCTACAAGCTATTCTAGCCAACCGAGAACCTGTGCGCTTTCCCGCAAGCTCAACCTTGCCCGACCCCTTTGACGGGTTATTAAAAGACGATCCGAATCGGTCGATAGACGTGCATGACTGCATGGGTTGTAGCTTATATGTTGAAGATCATTTGGTTGGCCTTATCACCCTTGACGCCATGCAGGTCGGCGCTTTCAAGCGCATTGACAATATAACCGTTGCCACCTTTGCAGCATTAGCCGCTGCAACCATTCGCAATGTAAATCAAGTTGAGGCCCTACGAAAAAGCCACCAGCAACAGCAAAATATGAACCAAGTGCTCATTCAAGAAGCCCGGAATAAAGGCGGTGAATTGGTCGGTATAAGTCCCGAAATGCAAGCTCTGCGTAACAATATTAACATGGTGGCTTATTCCAATTATGCTGTATTAATCAGTGGTGAAACAGGCACAGGGAAAGAGTTAGTCGCCCATGCTATCCACTCCAATTCCTCACGCGCAACACAACCTATGATTTACGTAAACTGCGCGGCATTGCCCGAAAGTCTGGCTGAGAGTGAATTATTTGGTCATGTTAAGGGGGCATTTACAGGTGCTATCAGTAATCGGCCGGGTAAATTTGAGTTGGCCGATGGCGGCACTATATTCTTAGATGAAATTGGTGAATTACCCTTATTAATGCAGGCCAAACTACTGCGAGTTATTCAGCAAGGTGAAGTACAGCGAGTCGGTGCAGATAAGAACTTAATGATAAATGTCCGCATTATCGCTGCAACTAACCGTAATTTAACCGAAGAAGTCGCAGCAGGCCGCTTTCGTAGTGACCTGTTCCACCGTTTAAATGTATTTCCTATTAACGTGCCACCACTGCGAGACCGCTGGGGGGATGTTGCGGTATTATCTGGGCATATTCTTGATCGGGTTCGTTCACAATTTAATGTGGCTAAATTGCAACTGCACCCACAAGCATTAACCGCACTTAATCACTACAGTTGGCCGGGGAACGTACGCGAATTAGAACATACCTTAATGCGTGCAGGGTTACGGGCTATTCAAGCACAACAAAGCCTGATTTTACAGCAGCACTTATCCGATGAAGTAAGCCAGACTGCCTCATTCGAAGCAGAAACAGAAATAAATGACTTGCCTACGACATCGTTTGAACTACGGGGCGCAGTAGAAGTGTATCAAACCAAGCTCATTTCGCATGCGCTGCAGCAATCAAACTTTGTTTGGGCACAAGCCGCAGAATTCTTACAAATGGATCGCGGTAATTTATATAAAATGGGAAAAAAACTCGGAATTAAGCCCAAAGCGTTACGTGCAGTCGCGTTAGTTTAA
- a CDS encoding Flp family type IVb pilin — translation MKNNKQKQRGAAAIEYAILAAAMSLIMLQFLGTDGDLTNAINTTYESVISKLETVNGGE, via the coding sequence ATGAAAAACAATAAACAAAAACAACGCGGTGCAGCGGCAATTGAATATGCAATTTTAGCGGCTGCAATGTCATTAATTATGTTGCAATTTTTAGGTACCGATGGCGACCTGACTAACGCAATAAATACTACTTATGAGTCTGTGATTAGCAAACTTGAAACTGTTAATGGCGGCGAATGA